CCCCTCCCAAAAACCTCCTTCCCACAGACCCTGAGAGCCCCCCCAAAACActgagacccctccccaaaaccttcccacaacctgagaccccccccccaaacaCCAGGACCACCCCCCCAAACCTTCCCACAGACCCTGAGATCCCCCCAAACACGGATACCCCTCCCCAAAACACCTTCCCACAACCCTagacccccccccaaaaatacCGGGACCACCACCAAAACCCTCCCACAGACCCTGAGACCCCCCCCAGACTGACGACCCCCCCCCAAACACCCCCTTAAACCCCCCCAGACCCCTGAAATCCAACCCCCccctcaccaaaaaaaaaccacaatttcACCAGAACCCCCCAAAATAAACGAAACCCCCGGATTTTATTGGCCGGCTCTTTTTGGGGACCCCCctcaccccaaatcccctccccccccccccaccatcCTGCGGTGGGGGAGGGGCCACACTCAGACAAGACCCAGTGTCCATCAGGGGTCACTCTGCCCTTGACCCTCATCTCTCTGGCCAGTGACCACCCCTGAGTGACCATCAGGGGTCAGTGTCCAGCTTGACCCTCATCCTCTCGTCCACTGCTCAGACAAGACCCATGTCCATCAGTGGTCACTCTGCGTCCTTGACCCTCATCTCTCTGGCCAGTGACCCACCCCTGAGTGACCATCAGGGGTCAGTGTCCAGCTTGACCCTCATCTCTCCGGCCACTGCTCAGACAAGACCCAGTGTCCATCAGGGGTCACTCTGTCCTTGACCCTCATCTCTCTGGCCAGTGACCACCCCTGAGTGACCATCAGGGGTCAGTGTCCAGCTTGACCCTCATCTCTCCGGCCACTGCTCAGACAAGACCCAGTGTCCATCAGGGGTCACTCTGCCCTTGACCCTCATGTCTCCGGCCAGTGACCACCCCTGAGTGACCATCAGGGGCCAGCTTGACCCTTCCGTCTCCAGCCACTGCTCGGACAGGACCCAGTGAGTGACCCCCCCCCTGCCACTGAGTGACCATCAGGGGTCAGTGTCCAGCTTGACCCTGACCTCTCTGGCCACTGCTCAGACAAGACCCAGTGTCCCTCAGTGGTCACTCTGCCTTTGACCCTCCCGTCTCTGGCCAGTGACCACCCCTGAGTGACCATCAAGTGTCAGTGTCCAGCTTGATCCTCAGATCTCTGGCCAGTGACCACCCCTGAGTGACCATCAGTGTCCAGCTTGACCCTCATCTCTCCAGCCACTGCTCAGACAAGACCCAGTGACCATCAAGGGTCAATGTCCAGCTTGACCAACCTCACCTCTCCGGCCATTGGGCAGCAGCTGTCACTCAGACAGGACCCGgagtgtccctcaggggtcagTGTCCAGCTTGACCCTCACATCTCCGGCCAGTGGCCACTCCCgagtgtccctcaggggtcccCTCTCCCGTTTAACCCTTCCATCCCCGGCCAGGATGGCGCTGATCTCACCCTGCATGAATGCCCAGGGCACTCCGGAGCTGGTcagtgtccctcaggggtcccTCTCCCGTTTAACCCTTTCACCTCCGGCCAGGATGGCGCTGATCTCACCCTGCATGAACGCCCAGGGCACTCCGGAGCCGGCCAGCGGGCAGCGCGCTCCGCTGGGGCAGTGCACGGCGCGGCCGGGCCCGCGGGCACGGATGGCACGGCGGGCACACGGGAAGCAGAAGCGGTGCCGGGGCACGGCCGGGCACTGCACGAAGTGCGTGTCCCGCAGCATCCGCCGGCAGCGCCCGCAGCTCAGCGGCCCTGCCACCACCACCCGCCCCTCGGGGGACGATTTGCGGCGTCTCCTCGGCGGCGGTGGTGACAACGGGAGGTGACAGCGCTGCTGCTGCGGCAGCGCCTCGGGGGAGGGCGGGCGGCGGAAGAAGCGCACGGGCTCGGTGAAAAGCTCGGCCAGCAGCCGCCACTCGCCGCTGCCCTGGCTCTTCTCGTACTCGAGGTGTTTGTACCCCGAGGAGATgccggccctgcccggggccCGCCCGCAGTCCTGCAGCATCCTGCGCGCCAGCCCCAGCGCGCCGTACACGCTGCCCGAGCCGCACGGGTACTCGGCGAACAGCCGCAGCTCGAAGTCGCCTCGGTGGCCACCGGGCCCGGTGGTGGCTCGGGGGAAGGCGTCGAAGGCCAAGACCCTCCCCACCAAGGCGGGGTCCTTGCGGAAGCGAACGGCGAAGGGAGCGCAGGCCGCCAGCAGCGAGAGGCGATCCCGCACCGCCCGCGGCTTGCCCGGCCACGCTGCGGCCAGCGCCGCGCTCAGCGCCGCGGGGACAGCCGGGGACACCGCTGGGGTGGCACGGTGGCACCTCAGATCCGCGGGGACAGCCGGGGACACCGCTGGGGTGGCACGGTGGCAGTTCAGATCCATGGGGACAGCCGGGGATACTGTTGGGGTGGCACGATGGTGGCACCTCAGATCCgcggggacagctggggacaccgCTGGGGTGGCACGGTGGCAGCTCAGATCcatggggacagctggggacactgccgGGGTGGCACGGTGGCAGTTCAGATCTGtagggacagctggggacaccacTGAGGTGGCACGGTGGCAGCTCAGATCCGCGGGGACAGCCAGAGACACTGCCGGGGTGGCGCAGGGGCGGCTCAGATCCgcggggacagctggggacactgccgGGGTGGCACGGTGGCAGCTCAGATCCGTGGGGACAGCCGGGGACACTGTTGGGATGGCACAGTGGCAGCTCAGATCCGTGGGGACAGCCGGGGAGGTGACATCGTGGCAGCGACGCTCAGTGACCTCAAAGGTGACACGGCTGCACAAAGCCTCGCTCAGCCCCGcggggacacttggggacacgtCCAGTGGCAGGGTGACATGATGGCGGTGGCGGCGCTCGGTGACCTCCAAGGTGACGCGGCCATGGAGGGCGTCACTCAGCTCCgtggggacacttggggacactgccagggtgGCATCGCGGTGGTGGCGCTGGGTGGCCTCAAAGGTGACACAGCTCAGTTCCATGGGGACAGTTGGTGACAGCGCCAGGCGGCTCTTGGTGCTCTCTGAGGTGAccatggggacactgggtgACAGTGCCAGCCCCATGCCAGTGGCCCTGGTGGCCCGTTGGTGGCCCCGGTGGCCAGCAGCggtggccagcagcagctccacgtGGCTCACACCCTCGGTGTTGACGCAGGCGCGGCACACGGCCTGGCTGAAGTCACCCAGCACGGCCCAGGGGGGCTtgggcagctggcacagctggcacacctggcacaggtggcacaCCTGGCACCGGTGCCACCGCCACGCCGGGCCACCGGCCAGCGGGCTGGAACACGGCCGGTGGTCACTcaggggggacagaggggacagggacatggctgGGGGAGCCCCCAAAACAGGGATCCCTCAGGGACCCCTCCTCAAAATAGGGACACCCCTCAAAACACAAATCCCTCAGGGACAACCTTCAAAATAGGGACACCCCTCAAAACACAGGGATCCCTCAGGGACCCCCCCTCAAAATAGGGACACCTCAGGGACCCCTCCTCAAAATAGGGACACCCCTCAAAACACAGATCCCTCAGGGACCCCTCAAGGACATCCCCACCTCAAAGACCCCCCACCTTCAAAACAGGGACCCCGCCTCAAAACAGAGACCCCCCCGACCCCCCTCAGCACTGGGACTCCTTAAAGACCCCTCCAAATCCCCTCCTCAGGGACCCCTCAGAGCAGAGACCCCACAGAGACTCCTTAAAGAGCCCCCCCTCCCCTCAGACCCTTCCTCAagtcccttccctcccctcagaCTCCCCCTCAAGGACCCCTCTCCCCTCAGACCCCTCCTCACGGCCCTCTCTCCCCTCAGACCCCTCCTCACGGCTCTCTTTCCCCTCAGACCCCTCCTCACGGCTCTCTTTCCCCTCAGACCCCTCCTCACGGCCCTCTCTCCCCTCAGACCCCTCCTCACGGCTCCCTTTCCCCTCAGACCCCTCCTCACGGCTCCCTTTCCCCTCAGACCCCTCCTCACGGCTCTCTTTCCCCTCAGACCCCTCCTCACGGCTCCCTTTCCCCTCAGACCCcgctcttttccctttttttccccccggTACGAACCGGCCGCCTCTGAGGGGTCCGAGGCGGCGGCGGGACGGGAGGGGCGCGAATGACACTGCGCATGCGCAGAGCTGAGCCCGCGCATAGCATGGGTGCGCGATCACACTATGAGTGGGTGTGGTTATGTAGATTAAGGCACTATATTTACATAATCCCGCCCCCACTGGCTCCTCCAACCCCTCGACACCCAGGGGGGGTTTTTGGCGCCCCCTCCCCAAATTAAGGAGCCCATTGCCAACGGAGGCACTAGAGTTCCTTTGTCCACTCTCTGCAGTTTCCTTATCCTCTCCCAGGGGTCCCCGTCCCCTCTCCAGGCTCCGTTGTCGCCTCCCTATTGTCCCGGGTCCCCTTCCCTGTATCCCCCCCATCTCCTACAACATGGTACGGTCCAAGCCGCGCCTCTTTTGACGCCTCGTCCAATCAGCGCAGCCTTTTCCGCTGGCCACGCCCCCCCGCGCGAGCCACCGGCAGCGAGGTGCGAAGGTGGGGGGGGAAGCCCCGGGACCCCCCCAAAAttgggacccctccccaaaattGGGaacccacccccccccaaaattgCGACCCCCACCCTAAATTGGACCCGCGCCCCAAAATTGGGACCCCCGCCCTAAAATTTgcacccccaaaaaacccccaaggcCTGGGACCGCCCCAATTCCAGGGCCTGGGAATGGCCCCAATATGGGGACCCCCACCCACCAAAATTGGGACCCCCACCCTAAATTGGACCCTCACCCTAAAACTgggacccccccccaaaatTGGGACCCCCACCCTAAATTAGACCCTCACCCTAAAACTGGGACCCCCCCCAAAATTGGGACCCCCACCCTAAATTAGACCCTCACCCTAAAACTGGGACCCACCCCCAATATTGGACCCCACCCTAAAATTGGGACCCCACCCCAAAATTGAGACCCACCCCCAAAGCTGAGACCCCTCCCCCAAAAATTGGGACCTCACCCCAAAACTGGGACCCCACCCCAATATTAAACCCCACCCCAATATTGGACCCACCCCCAAAAATTGGGACCCCACCCCAATATTGGACTCCACCCCAAAATTGAGACCCATCCCCAAAGCTGAGACCCCACCCCAATATTGGACTCCACCACAAATTTGGGACCCCCACCCCAAAATTGAGACCCCTGCCAAAATTGGACCCCACCCCAAAATTGGGACCCCACCCCAATATTGGACTCCACCCCAAAATTGGGACCCCCACCCCAAAATTGAGACCCGCCCCCAAAACTGAGACCCCTCCCACAAAAAttgggacccctccccaaatttGGGACCCCCCCCCAAAGCTGCCGGGTTGGGATCTGCGGGCTCTGGGGTTTCACTGCAGGCTcgggacccctccccaaaaaggGGTCGGGACCCCCCCCCAGGATGGAGCCCCCGACCTGCGGCAGCCCCGGAGAGTGGCACCGGTGAGggggggacacacctgggacaccccaATGGcccccagtgtcaccagtgTCCCCTCATTGTCCCCTCATTGTCCCCAATGtcctcccagtgtccccaatgccccggtgtccctgctgtccccaacccccccaatcctcccagtgtccccaatgccccagtgtccccaatgtccccaaccCCCCCCATcctcccaatgtccccaatgtccccagtgtccccaattCCCCgatgtccctgctgtccccaaccccccccaatccccccaatgtcccctcagtgtccccatcACCCCCGatgtcccccctgtccccaattccccctgatgtccccaatgtccccgaTGCCCCCAATCCCCCTGGTGTCTCCcaatgtccccactgtccccaatgtccctgatgtccccatcACCCTCCACTGTCCCTGATGTCCCAAAtccccctgatgtccccagtgtccccagtgtctccaatgtccccaatgccctgatgtcccctgctgtccccatcacccccaatgtccccaatgtccctgctgtccccaatgCCCCCAATGCCCCCAATGcccctgatgtccccaatgtccccaatccccctgatgtccccgatgtccccaatgtccccaatgccCCAGTCCCCCTgatgtccccgatgtccccatcacccccaatgtccccaatgtccctgctgtccccaatgcccccaatgtccccaatgccCCCATCATCCccgatgtccccaatgtccccaatccccctgatgtccccgatgtccccaatCCCCTGATCCCCcggtgtccccaatgtccccaatgtccccaatccccctgatgtccccgatgtccccaatGCCCCCAATCCCCCAatcccctggtgtccccaatgtccccaatccccctgatgtccccgatgtccccaatcctcccaatgtccccaatgccCCCAATCCCCTGatccccccggtgtccccaatgtccccaatctCCCCAATGTCCCATTCCCCCCaatgtccccgatgtccccaatgtccccaatgtccccagtcTCCCCAATGCCCCAGTccccctgatgtccccaatgtccccaatgcccccatcgtccccgatgtccccaaatgtccccaatgtccccaatgtccccaaatgtccccaggTCCCCCCGGGACTGGCGCTCGCTGCTGCCCGAGCTGGCCCAGATGGTGCCCTGGCCCCGCGGCGGGGGAGGGGCGCGCTCCGAGGTACcggggacacttggggacatcgaggggacacttggggacatcgAGGGGAcgggggggacatggggggtACATCGAGGGGACATcgaggggacatgggggggatATCTGGGGGGGACATCCAGGGGACATTGAGAGGACCTGGGGGTGACATTGAGGGGACACCGAGGGGtctggggggacacggggacaccggGGGCAGAGGTGACACTGGAATGTGACACTGAGGGTGGAAGTGACACCGGGGGAGGTGACAGCGGGAGCAGAGGTGACACCGGGGGTCAGTGGCACCAGGAGGTGACACCGAGGGCAAAGGTGACACTGGGGGCAGAGGTGACAGCGGGAGGTGACCCCGGGAGGTGATGGGGGAGGTGACACCGGGAGGTGACGCCAAGGGCAGAGGTGACACCGGGAGGTGACAGGGGAGGTGACAGGGGAGGTGACACCGGGAGGTGACAGGGGAGGTGACAGGGGAGGTGACAGTGGGAGGTGCCACCAGGGGAGGTGGCAGCGCTGTCGCTGTCGCTGCAGGTGCAGGTGCTGCAGAACGTTCTGGGTTACCTGGAGTTCCTGCAGGAGCGCGTgcgggcggcgcgggcggcCGCGGGTGACGcgggacccctccccaaattaGGGACCCCTCCCCCAATTGGGGACCCCCCCCTAATTctgggacccctccccaaattaGGGACCCCTCCCCCAATTGGGGACCCCCCCCTAATTctgggacccctccccaaattaGGGACCCCTCCCCCAATTGGGGACCCCCCCTAATTCTGGGACCCCTCCCCCAATTAGGGACCCCCCCCTAATTctgggacccctccccaaattaGGGACCCCTCCCCCAATTGGGACCCCCCCCTAATTCTGGGACCCCTCCTCAAATTcgggacccctccccaaattgGGGAACCCCCCTAGTCCTGGGACCCCTCCCCCAATTAGGGACCCCTTCACCAATtagggacccctccccaaattgGAGACCCTCCCCCAATtagagacccccccccccagttcTGGGACCACTCCCCAAATTAGGAACCTCTCCTCAAATGAGGGATCTCTCTCCCAATAAGGGACCCCTCCTCAAATTCAGGCTCCCTCCCTAAATTGGGGACCATTCCCAATTcgggacccctccccaaattaGGGACCCTCCCTAATtagggacccctccccaaattcgGGAATTCCCCCCGAATTACGGACCCCTCCCCCAATTGGGGACTCCTCCTAATTctgggacccctccccaaattgGGGAACCCCCCTAGTCCTGGGACCCCTCCCCCAATTAGGGATTCACCCCAAATtagggacccctccccaaattcgGGACCCCCCCTAATTctgggacccctccccaaattaGGGATTCCCCCCAAATTAGGGACCCCTCCTCAAATTCaggacccctccccaaattgGGACCTCCCCTAATTCTGGGACCTCTCCCCAAATTCGGGACCCCTCCACCAATTAGGGACACCCCCCCCCAATaagggacccctccccaaattggggacccctccccaaattaGGGACCCTTCCCCCAATTAGGACCCCCCTCTCAGTTctgggacccctccccaaattcgGGAGCCCCCCACAGTCTTGGGACCCCTCCCTTAATTCGGGACCCCTCCCCAATTAGGGACCCCTTCTCAAATTAGGACCCCTCCCCCAATTAGGGACCCCGCCCCAAATTGTGGGACCCATCCCTGAACTTGAGACCCCTCCCCAATttttgggacccctccccaaTTCTGGGACCCCTTTAgacccccccagacccctccccaaattaTCCTgacccccccaaaacccccaaatctcctgaaacccccccaaaatcccccccagGCCTCCCCCCCtgccttggggacacctgggagcCGCCCCCGCCCAACCTTGGGGACACCGAGCCCaggtggggacacctggggacacctggggacacctgggggacacctggggacacctggggacatctggggacggctgggggacacctggggacacctggggacacctggggacacctgggggacatctggggacacctggggacacctgggacacacctggggacacctggggacacctggggacacctggggacatctggggacacctgggggacacacctggggacacctgggacacacctggggacacctggggacacctgggggacacctgggggacacctgggcacacctgggggacacctggggacacctgggggacacctgggcacacctgggggacacctggggacacctgggcacacctgggcacacctggggacacctggggcacacctgggggacacctggacacacctgggacacacctgggcacacctgggcacacctggggacacctgggacacacctgggcacacctggggacacctgggggacatctggggacatctggggacacctggggacacctgggacacctgggctgggacacctggggacacctgggacacctggggacacctggggacacctgggacacctgggacacctgggacacctgggacacctggggacacctggggacacctggggacacacctgggctggcacacctggggacacctggggacacctggggacacctggggagggggagacacacctggggacatctggggacacacctgggaacatctgggcacacctggggacacctgggggacacctgggggacacctggggacacctggggacacctgggggggttggggacattttggggctttttggggGGGAGTTAagggaaatttggggtttttggggttaAATTTTGAGGggaaattttggggtttttgaggTGAAATTTTTGGGGTTTCAAGGTcaaattttgggggttttcaggtgaatttttggggggtttgagGTGAAATTTCGGAGTTTTAGAGCTgaaattttgggggttttgaggtgaaattttgggggttttttacatgaaattttggggttttttggggggatttggggggttttgaGGAGAAATTTTGAGTTTTTTGAGGTGAAATTTTGGAGGTTTCGAGGTcaaattttgggggttttcagGTGAAAATATCGGGGTTTTTGaggtgaaatttgggggttttcttcGGGGGCATTTTGTGGAGATTCTGGGGAGAAATTCCGTGGTTcttttttgggttattttttccaaattttggttgatttttttttttttttttttatgttttcgAGTTaaaattttgggggttttggtttttttttttttttttattttttttatttttttctgcatcatttTGAGGTgtttcccccccccacccccgcccagggaggaggaagaggaggaagaggaggaggaagaggagagggacaccagtccctggctgtgccaaacTGGGCCGGACTGGGAgccccccctgagccccccccagccccgggggggggtcctggggctcagcccctccctCTTCAccccccccgagccccccgagccccccgagGGCATCGTCAgaggtgggggaggggaaattttggggttttttggggggaaaatttgattttttagggtttttttttaaatttttttgggAGGATTTTGACGAAATTTGTcgggtttggggctttttggtttttttttgttgtttttttcagggattttgggatgaaTTGGGGAGAAATttggttt
This portion of the Serinus canaria isolate serCan28SL12 chromosome 25, serCan2020, whole genome shotgun sequence genome encodes:
- the LOC127060621 gene encoding probable E3 ubiquitin-protein ligase IRF2BPL; translation: MSLSPLSPLSDHRPCSSPLAGGPAWRWHRCQVCHLCQVCQLCQLPKPPWAVLGDFSQAVCRACVNTEGVSHVELLLATAAGHRGHQRATRATGMGLALSPSVPMVTSESTKSRLALSPTVPMELSCVTFEATQRHHRDATLAVSPSVPTELSDALHGRVTLEVTERRHRHHVTLPLDVSPSVPAGLSEALCSRVTFEVTERRCHDVTSPAVPTDLSCHCAIPTVSPAVPTDLSCHRATPAVSPAVPADLSRPCATPAVSLAVPADLSCHRATSVVSPAVPTDLNCHRATPAVSPAVPMDLSCHRATPAVSPAVPADLRCHRATPAVSPAVPAALSAALAAAWPGKPRAVRDRLSLLAACAPFAVRFRKDPALVGRVLAFDAFPRATTGPGGHRGDFELRLFAEYPCGSGSVYGALGLARRMLQDCGRAPGRAGISSGYKHLEYEKSQGSGEWRLLAELFTEPVRFFRRPPSPEALPQQQRCHLPLSPPPPRRRRKSSPEGRVVVAGPLSCGRCRRMLRDTHFVQCPAVPRHRFCFPCARRAIRARGPGRAVHCPSGARCPLAGSGVPWAFMQGEISAILAGGERVKRERDP